A region of Natribaculum luteum DNA encodes the following proteins:
- a CDS encoding class I adenylate-forming enzyme family protein: MREPVDWPTVDLLTHRASTTPEKTGLIDVQTGTRWTFREYSHRVDRVAAGLADVAGGRIGVLMGTRPASAVVFFAAMRTGTTVVSLPASETAAELASKVERTDLETVVCEAETEQLALELVDGPLYSVDEPTHERVRALAGTDEPAADDPTATGGKSAVTPTTLERDATQLIMFTSGTSGEPKAVRLTVGNLVASATASSFRLGVLPDDRWLCCLPTYHMGGLAPVVRSVLYGTAVVIQREFGPDATARVIDEYGITGVSLVPTMLTRLLDAGWSAPDSLRFVLLGGAPATTELIDRCREHEVPACPTYGMTETASQIATATPAEAAAHPGTVGQPLEFTDVSIVDDAGEPVEPGEAGEIVVAGPTVTPGYLDDERTAAAFDEHGLHTGDAGYRDDDGRLWVRGRRSDRIVTGGENVDPDEVADALRAHPSVADAAVVGLPDAEWGERVAALVVPGDERPSPESLLDHCEGRLAGFKRPKTIGFAEDVPRTASGTVDREAVRDRLKRDGVDATDDDAADAGEEI; the protein is encoded by the coding sequence ATGCGAGAACCAGTCGACTGGCCGACGGTGGATCTGCTGACGCACAGAGCCAGCACGACGCCCGAGAAGACGGGGTTGATCGACGTCCAGACGGGAACGCGGTGGACGTTCCGGGAGTATAGCCACCGCGTCGACCGCGTCGCCGCCGGCCTCGCCGACGTAGCCGGCGGCAGAATCGGCGTCCTGATGGGGACGCGACCGGCCAGCGCGGTCGTCTTCTTCGCCGCGATGCGAACCGGGACGACCGTCGTCTCGCTGCCGGCCAGCGAGACCGCAGCGGAACTCGCCTCGAAAGTCGAGCGGACCGATCTCGAGACGGTCGTCTGTGAAGCCGAGACAGAACAGCTGGCACTCGAGCTCGTCGACGGGCCGCTGTACTCGGTCGACGAGCCGACACACGAGCGCGTCCGGGCGCTCGCAGGTACCGACGAACCGGCGGCCGACGATCCGACCGCGACGGGCGGCAAATCGGCCGTGACACCGACGACGCTCGAGCGGGACGCGACACAGCTGATTATGTTCACCTCGGGGACTTCGGGCGAGCCGAAGGCCGTCCGCCTGACCGTCGGGAATCTCGTAGCGAGCGCGACGGCGTCTTCGTTTCGACTCGGCGTCCTCCCCGACGACCGCTGGCTGTGCTGTCTGCCGACGTACCACATGGGCGGACTGGCACCGGTCGTTCGCTCGGTGCTGTACGGAACCGCCGTCGTGATCCAGCGCGAGTTCGGCCCCGACGCGACCGCTCGAGTGATCGACGAGTACGGGATCACGGGCGTCTCGCTCGTGCCGACGATGCTGACGCGACTGCTCGACGCCGGCTGGTCCGCCCCCGACTCGCTGCGGTTCGTCCTGCTCGGCGGTGCGCCGGCCACGACGGAACTGATCGATCGCTGTCGCGAGCACGAGGTGCCCGCCTGCCCGACCTACGGGATGACCGAGACGGCCTCACAGATCGCCACGGCGACGCCGGCGGAGGCGGCCGCCCACCCGGGAACCGTCGGTCAGCCGCTCGAGTTCACCGACGTCTCGATCGTCGACGACGCGGGCGAGCCGGTCGAACCGGGCGAGGCGGGCGAGATCGTCGTCGCCGGCCCGACGGTGACGCCGGGCTACCTCGACGACGAGCGGACTGCCGCGGCGTTCGACGAGCACGGCCTCCACACGGGTGACGCGGGCTACCGCGACGACGACGGACGGCTGTGGGTACGCGGTCGGCGCAGCGACCGGATCGTCACCGGCGGCGAGAACGTCGACCCCGACGAGGTCGCCGACGCCCTTCGTGCTCATCCGTCGGTCGCCGACGCGGCAGTGGTCGGTCTCCCCGACGCGGAGTGGGGCGAACGCGTCGCCGCGCTGGTGGTTCCGGGGGACGAACGACCGTCACCCGAGTCGCTGCTCGACCACTGCGAGGGACGGCTCGCGGGGTTCAAACGCCCGAAGACGATCGGATTTGCCGAGGACGTCCCCCGAACGGCGTCGGGGACGGTCGACCGCGAGGCGGTCCGCGACCGCCTCAAGCGCGACGGGGTCGACGCGACGGACGACGACGCGGCGGACGCGGGTGAGGAAATTTAA
- a CDS encoding mandelate racemase/muconate lactonizing enzyme family protein translates to MELAYRPFSLALTTELETAAGPIAQREGFLVRIDGDGEYGVGEATPLPGWTESSVECERALERAAAVTADDEDEACRRLLAACEDAPAARHGVALALSDLRAKRDRVSLYRHLGGDERVDYVPVNATIGDGTPAETVDAAREAVEEGFRTLKLKVGARPLESDVERVRRVREAVGPDVELRADANGAWNRDEARDAVAAFADCDVALLEQPLPVDDLAGHAEVRDAGVEIGVDESVVERGIDAVLAADAADVVVLKPMALGGPDVACEVGAWALECDVTPIVTTTIDGVVARTGAVHVAASLPEGPACGLATGDLLASDLAPDPAPVIDGEIVVPGSNGLGVSGAWNE, encoded by the coding sequence ATGGAACTCGCCTATCGCCCGTTCTCGCTCGCGTTGACGACCGAACTCGAGACGGCCGCCGGGCCGATCGCACAGCGAGAGGGCTTTCTCGTCCGGATCGACGGCGACGGCGAGTACGGAGTCGGCGAGGCGACGCCGCTTCCGGGGTGGACCGAATCCAGCGTCGAGTGCGAGCGCGCACTCGAGCGGGCGGCGGCCGTCACGGCCGACGACGAAGACGAGGCGTGTCGACGGCTGCTCGCGGCCTGCGAGGACGCGCCGGCGGCGAGACACGGCGTCGCACTCGCGCTGTCGGACCTCCGGGCGAAACGCGACCGGGTTTCGCTCTACCGCCACCTCGGCGGTGACGAGCGCGTCGATTACGTCCCGGTGAACGCCACGATCGGCGACGGGACGCCAGCGGAGACGGTCGACGCCGCCCGGGAAGCCGTCGAGGAGGGGTTCCGGACGCTCAAGTTGAAAGTCGGCGCACGGCCCCTCGAGTCGGACGTCGAACGGGTTCGACGGGTGCGCGAGGCGGTTGGCCCCGACGTCGAGTTGCGAGCCGACGCGAACGGCGCGTGGAACCGAGACGAGGCTCGCGACGCGGTCGCGGCGTTCGCCGACTGCGACGTCGCGTTGCTCGAGCAGCCGCTTCCCGTCGACGACCTGGCCGGCCACGCCGAGGTACGCGACGCGGGCGTCGAGATCGGCGTCGACGAGTCCGTCGTCGAGCGAGGGATCGATGCGGTGCTGGCCGCCGACGCCGCGGACGTCGTCGTCCTGAAACCGATGGCGCTCGGCGGCCCCGACGTTGCCTGCGAGGTCGGGGCCTGGGCGCTCGAGTGTGACGTCACCCCGATCGTCACGACGACGATCGATGGGGTCGTCGCCAGGACGGGCGCGGTCCACGTCGCGGCATCGCTTCCCGAGGGGCCGGCCTGTGGGCTGGCGACCGGCGACTTGCTCGCGTCCGACCTCGCACCCGATCCCGCGCCGGTGATCGACGGAGAGATCGTCGTCCCGGGAAGTAACGGTCTTGGCGTCTCGGGCGCGTGGAACGAGTAA
- a CDS encoding 1,4-dihydroxy-2-naphthoate polyprenyltransferase, whose amino-acid sequence MAAEISRTKAWLMAARPQTLPAAAAPVIVGTGLAVHEEVFAALPALMAFVGAALIQVGTNFANDYYDAVKGADTEDREGFTRVTQSGLIEPEEVKRATVVTFGLAVLSGTYLVYVGGLPILVIGLVSVLCGWAYTGGPYPLGYHGLGDLFVFVFFGVVAVMGTFYVQAAAYAAPLATSIPEGTITLEAFVASLPIAGLSTAILVVNNVRDLETDAETGKNTLAVRLGYRFSRLEYVAMLALAYVVPPWFWLGWGFEPTVLLPLVTLPYAALVTRTILTRTDGEALNPALEQTGKLLALYAVTFAAGLIL is encoded by the coding sequence ATGGCTGCAGAGATATCACGCACGAAGGCGTGGTTGATGGCCGCCCGGCCCCAGACGCTGCCGGCGGCCGCAGCGCCCGTGATCGTGGGGACTGGACTCGCCGTCCACGAGGAGGTCTTCGCCGCCCTCCCGGCGCTGATGGCGTTCGTGGGCGCGGCGCTGATCCAGGTGGGGACGAACTTCGCGAACGACTACTACGACGCGGTGAAGGGAGCCGACACGGAGGATCGCGAGGGCTTCACTCGCGTCACCCAGTCGGGGCTGATCGAGCCCGAGGAGGTAAAACGCGCGACCGTCGTCACGTTCGGCCTCGCGGTCCTCTCTGGCACCTACCTCGTCTACGTCGGTGGTCTGCCGATCCTCGTGATCGGCCTCGTGAGCGTGCTCTGTGGGTGGGCCTACACCGGCGGGCCGTACCCGCTTGGCTACCACGGACTGGGCGACCTGTTCGTCTTCGTCTTCTTCGGCGTCGTCGCCGTCATGGGAACGTTCTACGTCCAGGCCGCCGCATACGCCGCCCCGCTCGCGACCTCGATTCCCGAAGGGACGATCACGCTCGAGGCGTTCGTCGCCAGCCTCCCGATCGCCGGCCTCTCGACGGCGATCCTCGTCGTGAACAACGTCCGGGACCTCGAGACCGACGCGGAGACAGGGAAAAACACCCTCGCCGTCCGCCTCGGCTACCGGTTCAGCCGCCTCGAGTACGTCGCGATGCTCGCGCTGGCGTACGTCGTCCCGCCGTGGTTCTGGCTCGGCTGGGGATTCGAACCGACGGTCCTGCTCCCGCTCGTGACGCTACCCTACGCCGCGCTCGTGACCCGAACGATCCTGACGCGAACCGACGGCGAGGCGCTCAACCCTGCACTCGAGCAGACCGGGAAACTGCTCGCGCTCTACGCGGTGACGTTTGCCGCGGGGCTGATCCTCTGA
- a CDS encoding OsmC family protein produces the protein MAVSPNTTDVDKLIFSYVSGTSFGNNVDFHEVYNRSSPNMILDSIHMSLKNGIDVEKFEQLTAAAEEDPANAEFRFFAETEWSGETTCKTTVSDIEKGGTLVESPEFTMEGALFGHRDAPNALEQLLSSLGTCLTITYAAHGAKQDIPISEIHLEFEGSVDMRGLLGLTDDVRPGFDEIECTAHIESPASVDELEKLQEIAHSRSPILDNLENEVTVDVQQTFTE, from the coding sequence GTGGCAGTTTCACCGAACACCACAGACGTTGATAAACTTATTTTCTCATATGTATCCGGAACGTCATTCGGAAACAACGTGGATTTCCACGAGGTTTACAATCGATCTAGCCCCAACATGATATTGGATAGTATCCACATGTCTCTGAAAAACGGAATCGACGTAGAGAAGTTCGAACAGCTCACCGCCGCTGCCGAGGAAGACCCAGCAAACGCCGAATTCAGGTTTTTCGCAGAAACGGAGTGGTCTGGCGAAACGACGTGTAAAACCACCGTCAGTGATATCGAGAAAGGCGGCACACTCGTCGAGTCTCCAGAGTTTACCATGGAAGGTGCGTTGTTTGGACATCGCGACGCGCCGAACGCACTCGAGCAGTTACTTTCGTCACTCGGAACCTGCCTTACGATCACCTACGCCGCACACGGTGCAAAGCAGGACATTCCGATCTCCGAAATCCACCTCGAGTTCGAAGGAAGCGTCGATATGCGTGGACTCCTCGGGCTCACCGACGACGTACGACCCGGCTTCGATGAGATCGAGTGTACTGCCCATATCGAGTCACCCGCCTCGGTGGACGAACTCGAAAAATTACAGGAAATCGCCCACTCACGGTCGCCCATTCTGGACAACCTCGAGAACGAAGTTACAGTCGACGTTCAGCAGACGTTCACTGAGTGA
- a CDS encoding OsmC family protein → MTDVNGLDVDELGALIESVSVEPERASFTFRAETEWTGGFTSETHIGDFEQNGTTVESPEFTVTGDEPDALLGERTGPNAVEHLLAAIGSCLSVTYAGHAAAKGIQIEDMRFEFEGDIDLRGFLGLSDEVRAGYEQIRATTYIDADASDEELHELHEEVLETSPLYDNVTNQVSLDFDLEFA, encoded by the coding sequence ATGACTGATGTGAATGGACTCGACGTCGACGAACTCGGAGCACTAATTGAATCGGTCTCTGTGGAGCCCGAACGAGCGTCGTTCACGTTCCGCGCCGAAACCGAGTGGACTGGTGGTTTCACAAGCGAGACGCACATCGGCGACTTCGAACAGAACGGGACCACGGTCGAGTCACCGGAGTTCACCGTGACTGGCGACGAACCGGACGCACTGCTTGGAGAACGTACCGGTCCGAACGCGGTCGAACACCTCCTCGCTGCCATCGGATCGTGCCTCAGCGTAACCTACGCAGGCCACGCCGCCGCGAAGGGCATCCAGATCGAAGACATGCGCTTCGAGTTCGAGGGCGACATCGATCTGCGGGGGTTCCTTGGACTGAGCGACGAGGTCCGAGCCGGCTACGAGCAGATTCGTGCCACGACCTACATCGACGCCGATGCGTCGGACGAGGAACTTCACGAACTGCACGAGGAAGTGCTCGAGACGTCGCCGCTGTACGACAACGTGACGAACCAGGTTTCTCTCGACTTCGATCTCGAGTTTGCGTAA
- a CDS encoding 1,4-dihydroxy-2-naphthoyl-CoA synthase, with protein MVSELFDEEQWEPIDGFDFRDITYHRAVDSGTVRIAFDRPEVRNAFRPGTVDELYDALDHAKRQTDVGCVLLTGNGPSPRDGGWAFCSGGDQTIRGDAGYEYEGDEERASEAGRLHILEVQRLIRHIPKVVVCVVPGWAVGGGHSLHVVCDLTIASEEHAKFLQTDPDVGSYDAGFGSAYLARQIGQKKAREVFFLGKTYSAEEAEEMGMVNEAVPHEELEERALEWGEEINSKSPNAMRMLKYAFNMADDGFVGQQVFAGEATRLGYMTDEAKEGRDAFVEGREPDFSEFPWHY; from the coding sequence ATGGTTTCGGAACTCTTCGACGAGGAACAGTGGGAACCGATCGACGGCTTCGACTTTCGAGATATCACGTACCACCGGGCCGTCGACTCCGGCACGGTTCGGATCGCGTTCGACCGCCCGGAAGTGCGAAACGCCTTCCGACCGGGAACCGTCGACGAACTGTACGACGCGTTAGATCACGCGAAACGGCAGACCGACGTCGGCTGCGTGCTGCTGACCGGCAACGGCCCCTCGCCGAGAGATGGCGGCTGGGCGTTCTGCTCGGGTGGCGACCAGACGATCCGCGGCGACGCGGGCTACGAATACGAAGGCGACGAGGAACGGGCGTCGGAGGCGGGCCGACTGCACATCCTCGAGGTCCAGCGGCTGATCCGCCACATCCCGAAGGTCGTCGTCTGCGTCGTGCCGGGGTGGGCTGTCGGCGGCGGTCACTCGCTGCACGTCGTCTGCGACCTCACCATCGCGAGCGAGGAACACGCCAAGTTCCTCCAGACCGACCCCGACGTCGGTAGCTACGATGCCGGCTTCGGCTCGGCCTATCTCGCCCGCCAGATCGGCCAGAAGAAAGCCCGCGAGGTGTTCTTCCTCGGGAAAACCTACTCCGCCGAGGAGGCCGAAGAAATGGGCATGGTCAACGAGGCCGTCCCTCACGAGGAACTCGAGGAACGCGCCCTGGAGTGGGGCGAGGAGATCAACTCGAAGAGTCCGAACGCGATGCGGATGCTCAAGTACGCGTTCAACATGGCCGACGACGGCTTCGTCGGCCAGCAGGTCTTCGCCGGCGAAGCGACCCGCCTGGGATACATGACCGACGAGGCGAAGGAAGGTCGGGACGCTTTCGTCGAGGGGCGTGAGCCGGACTTCTCGGAGTTCCCGTGGCACTATTAA
- the menD gene encoding 2-succinyl-5-enolpyruvyl-6-hydroxy-3-cyclohexene-1-carboxylic-acid synthase: MTAPNRNTLWGNVLVDELVASGLEAVCIAPGSRSTPLTVAFATHPDVEVYSHIDERSAAYFALGRARRTGEPTALVCTSGTAAANFHPAVVEASQARVPLLVLTADRPHDLRDSGANQTVDQVKLYGDAVRWYAELPEPEADERKVRMLRTTAARALAETTGVPAGPVHLNVPFRKPLEPVDVPDDVPAGFEETLAGRGRDGPFVETMRGTTQLEEGDVRRLASALATASRPLVVAGPADPAGVDARAVADLAAAVDAPVLADPLSTVRFGPHVADATVCGGYDAYVDAIPDPDVVVRMGTSPTSKTLRRYLEDADCRQFLLDPAGDWREATFTATDLVEADPTTVLESGEDALAADDARTETDPDWADRFRAAERRHWDARDDALAADSLESTPFEGAILASVLESAPDPATVFVSNSMPVRDADRFGRPRAADLTVLANRGASGIDGITSTALGAGSATDDPLVLVTGDLAFYHDMNGLLALGRCGVDATIVLLDNDGGGIFHMLPIEEYDPPFTEQFKTPHGLEFDAVEELYDLEFVRVEPTTFDAVYRESVASPGTQVLAVEFDAETSHRRREDLERRVRDAVADDA, translated from the coding sequence ATGACGGCACCGAACCGAAACACGCTGTGGGGGAACGTTTTAGTCGACGAACTCGTCGCGAGCGGCCTCGAGGCGGTCTGTATCGCGCCGGGGAGCAGGTCGACACCGCTTACGGTGGCGTTCGCGACCCATCCCGACGTCGAGGTCTACTCGCACATAGACGAGCGGTCGGCGGCGTACTTCGCGCTCGGGCGGGCGCGACGAACCGGTGAGCCGACGGCACTCGTCTGCACCTCCGGCACCGCGGCGGCGAACTTCCACCCCGCGGTCGTCGAGGCCAGCCAGGCGCGCGTGCCGCTGCTCGTTCTCACGGCCGACCGGCCACACGACCTGCGCGACAGCGGCGCGAACCAGACCGTCGATCAGGTCAAACTCTACGGCGACGCCGTCAGGTGGTACGCCGAACTGCCCGAACCCGAGGCCGACGAACGGAAGGTGCGGATGCTCAGGACGACTGCCGCGCGAGCGCTCGCCGAGACGACGGGCGTGCCGGCCGGCCCGGTCCACCTCAACGTCCCGTTCCGCAAGCCCCTCGAGCCGGTCGACGTCCCGGACGACGTCCCAGCCGGATTCGAGGAGACGCTCGCCGGCCGCGGGCGAGACGGACCGTTCGTCGAGACGATGCGTGGGACGACGCAACTCGAGGAGGGCGACGTCCGACGGCTCGCGTCCGCGCTCGCGACGGCGTCTCGACCGCTGGTCGTCGCGGGGCCAGCCGATCCGGCAGGCGTCGACGCCCGTGCGGTCGCCGACCTCGCCGCCGCCGTCGACGCGCCGGTACTGGCCGATCCCCTCTCGACGGTGCGGTTCGGGCCGCACGTCGCGGACGCCACAGTCTGTGGCGGGTACGACGCTTACGTCGACGCGATCCCCGACCCCGACGTCGTCGTCCGGATGGGGACGTCACCGACGTCCAAGACGCTACGACGGTACCTCGAGGACGCCGACTGCCGCCAGTTCCTGCTCGACCCCGCCGGCGACTGGCGGGAGGCGACGTTCACCGCGACCGACCTCGTCGAGGCCGATCCCACGACGGTCCTCGAGTCGGGCGAGGACGCCCTCGCGGCCGACGACGCCCGGACCGAAACCGATCCGGACTGGGCCGACCGGTTCCGGGCGGCCGAACGACGCCACTGGGACGCCCGCGACGACGCGCTCGCGGCCGACTCGCTCGAGTCGACACCGTTCGAGGGGGCGATCCTCGCGTCGGTGCTCGAGAGTGCGCCCGATCCAGCGACGGTGTTCGTCTCGAACAGCATGCCGGTCCGGGACGCGGACCGCTTCGGCCGGCCGCGAGCGGCCGACCTGACGGTACTCGCGAATCGCGGGGCCAGCGGCATCGACGGCATCACGAGCACGGCCCTCGGTGCGGGCAGCGCGACGGACGACCCGCTCGTGCTCGTCACCGGCGACCTCGCGTTCTACCACGACATGAACGGCCTGCTCGCGCTCGGACGCTGCGGCGTCGACGCGACGATCGTCCTGCTCGACAACGACGGCGGCGGCATCTTTCACATGTTGCCGATCGAGGAGTACGACCCGCCGTTCACCGAGCAGTTCAAGACGCCCCACGGCCTCGAGTTCGACGCCGTCGAGGAGCTGTACGACCTCGAGTTCGTCCGCGTCGAGCCGACGACGTTCGACGCGGTCTACCGCGAGTCGGTCGCGTCGCCCGGGACGCAGGTGCTCGCCGTCGAGTTCGACGCAGAGACGAGCCACCGGCGGCGGGAGGACCTCGAGCGGCGGGTCCGCGACGCCGTCGCCGACGACGCGTAA
- a CDS encoding isochorismate synthase, producing MDRASGDGRLATEPNRDGALVSQSSELEDVSFGAVLDVDGTPRVQWATPDGLEVVGCGVAAQFTATGADRFEQIRSAADRRFADLDHDGPAASRPRAFGGLAFDDGHEPSGPWQGFEGASFVVPRIQVTRADDGTWLTAVAESEADAVDSLEYWRDRLADLPAMRPSGTGPGIASTRRSTTPGEWTEQVETALERIGGGDLEKVVLAQAQTADLETPVDVAATLERLRRQYPNCYRFMIDHGEDGTFFGAPPERLVSMRGDRVETEALAGSVPRGETPEEDDALVERMIDSERFQHEHQLVAETIREQLEPLARDVTVGDQTVRRLATIQHLQTPIEARLADDRHVLEIVEALHPTPAVGGLPLEAAWETIRSVETFDRGWYAAPIGWFDGDGDGEFAVGIRSGVAVDETVTLFAGNGIVADSDPDEEWDEVQLKFRPVLDELR from the coding sequence ATGGATCGAGCGTCGGGTGACGGGCGACTGGCGACGGAACCGAACCGAGACGGGGCGCTGGTGAGTCAGAGCAGCGAACTCGAGGACGTCTCTTTCGGTGCCGTCCTGGACGTCGACGGAACCCCACGCGTGCAGTGGGCGACGCCAGATGGACTCGAGGTGGTCGGCTGTGGCGTCGCAGCACAGTTTACGGCGACCGGGGCGGACCGATTCGAGCAGATCCGATCGGCGGCCGACCGACGGTTCGCCGACCTCGACCACGACGGGCCGGCGGCCAGCCGACCGCGCGCCTTCGGTGGACTCGCCTTCGACGACGGTCACGAGCCGTCGGGGCCGTGGCAGGGATTCGAGGGTGCGTCGTTCGTCGTCCCCCGGATTCAGGTCACGCGAGCCGACGACGGCACGTGGCTGACGGCTGTCGCGGAGTCGGAGGCGGACGCTGTCGACTCCCTCGAGTACTGGCGGGATCGGCTCGCCGACCTCCCGGCGATGCGACCGAGCGGGACCGGACCCGGCATCGCGTCGACCCGCCGATCGACCACCCCCGGGGAGTGGACCGAGCAGGTCGAGACGGCGCTCGAGCGAATCGGCGGCGGCGACCTCGAGAAGGTCGTGCTCGCCCAGGCGCAGACGGCCGACCTCGAGACGCCGGTCGACGTCGCCGCGACGCTCGAGCGGTTGCGCCGCCAGTATCCGAACTGTTATCGGTTCATGATCGACCACGGCGAGGACGGGACGTTCTTCGGTGCGCCGCCGGAACGGCTCGTCTCGATGCGCGGCGACCGCGTCGAAACCGAGGCGCTCGCTGGGTCGGTCCCGCGTGGCGAGACGCCGGAGGAAGACGACGCGCTCGTCGAGCGGATGATCGACAGCGAGCGGTTCCAGCACGAACACCAGCTCGTCGCCGAGACGATCCGGGAGCAACTCGAACCGCTCGCCCGCGACGTCACGGTCGGCGACCAGACTGTCAGGCGGCTGGCGACGATCCAGCACCTGCAGACGCCGATCGAGGCGCGACTCGCCGACGACCGACACGTCCTCGAGATCGTCGAGGCGCTCCACCCGACGCCAGCCGTCGGCGGCCTGCCGCTCGAGGCGGCCTGGGAGACGATCCGGAGCGTCGAGACGTTCGACCGTGGCTGGTACGCGGCACCGATCGGCTGGTTCGACGGCGACGGCGACGGCGAGTTCGCAGTCGGCATTCGCTCCGGCGTCGCGGTCGACGAGACCGTCACACTGTTTGCGGGCAACGGCATCGTCGCCGACAGCGACCCCGACGAGGAGTGGGACGAAGTCCAGTTGAAGTTCCGACCGGTCCTCGACGAACTCCGATGA
- a CDS encoding sulfite oxidase-like oxidoreductase yields the protein MKDVTDIYEEFGGDRLPPGQRETSAFPVLSKGATPSWDRDDWEFTVTGAVDEPLSFSWDEFRELPAETQRQDFHCVTGWSKFDCAFTGVPFPELAERAGVHDDACHVLFSALDGYTTDLPLEDCLREEVLFAWERDGEPLESDHGGPLRVVTPHKYAYKGAKWVDGVEFLTEPELGYWERRGYSETANPWREQRYS from the coding sequence GTGAAAGACGTCACTGACATCTACGAGGAGTTCGGCGGCGACCGGCTCCCGCCGGGCCAGCGCGAGACGTCGGCGTTCCCGGTCCTCTCGAAGGGTGCGACGCCGTCGTGGGACCGAGACGACTGGGAGTTTACCGTCACCGGGGCCGTCGACGAACCGCTGTCGTTCTCCTGGGACGAATTCCGAGAACTGCCCGCCGAGACCCAGCGCCAGGACTTCCACTGCGTCACCGGCTGGAGCAAGTTCGACTGTGCGTTCACCGGCGTCCCGTTTCCCGAACTCGCGGAGCGTGCGGGAGTCCACGACGACGCCTGTCACGTCCTCTTTTCGGCACTGGACGGCTACACGACCGACCTGCCGCTCGAGGACTGCCTCCGCGAGGAAGTGCTGTTCGCGTGGGAACGCGACGGCGAACCGCTCGAGTCGGACCACGGCGGCCCGTTGCGAGTCGTCACTCCACACAAGTACGCCTACAAGGGAGCGAAGTGGGTCGACGGCGTCGAGTTCCTCACCGAACCCGAACTCGGCTACTGGGAGCGACGCGGCTACTCGGAGACGGCGAACCCGTGGCGTGAGCAGCGATACAGCTAG
- a CDS encoding ribbon-helix-helix domain-containing protein, which translates to MPKVEITIPEHLEMQIAQMVERGEFVNREEAIEDLLSTGIKAYKTSGPMDEEEPGLEDDGMMGHDDEYVF; encoded by the coding sequence ATGCCGAAAGTAGAGATCACGATACCGGAACATCTCGAGATGCAGATCGCCCAGATGGTCGAGCGCGGCGAGTTCGTCAATCGAGAGGAGGCGATCGAAGACCTCCTGTCGACTGGCATCAAGGCGTACAAGACCAGCGGGCCGATGGACGAAGAGGAACCGGGACTCGAAGACGACGGAATGATGGGCCACGACGACGAGTACGTCTTCTAG
- a CDS encoding DUF7550 family protein: protein MADDHDSAADVGHDVDEGRTTAPMSEYTSRDVGVGFVVLLVGLAVAFALPLLGL from the coding sequence ATGGCAGACGACCACGACTCCGCGGCAGACGTCGGTCACGACGTCGACGAGGGGCGAACCACGGCACCGATGAGCGAGTACACGAGCCGAGACGTCGGCGTCGGCTTCGTCGTCCTGCTCGTCGGACTGGCGGTCGCGTTCGCGCTCCCGCTGCTCGGACTGTAA
- a CDS encoding universal stress protein, with product MYRVLLPIDTSEDRALAQADYVASLPCAGDEVSAYLLFVFTGDEGEELPEELGQFKSATRVGSIRRAREVLDDRGVEVHVLDDSGEAAADICDRADDLEVDEIVLGGRKRSAVGKAVFGSVTQSVIRNTDRPVVVTGERRAGTD from the coding sequence ATGTATCGCGTCCTGTTACCGATCGACACGAGCGAGGATCGTGCGCTGGCACAGGCCGACTACGTCGCGTCGTTACCCTGCGCTGGAGACGAGGTGAGTGCGTACCTGCTGTTCGTGTTCACCGGCGACGAAGGCGAGGAGTTGCCCGAAGAGTTAGGACAGTTCAAGTCCGCGACGCGCGTCGGTTCGATCCGGCGCGCACGCGAGGTGCTGGACGATCGCGGCGTCGAGGTCCACGTCTTAGACGACAGCGGCGAGGCCGCAGCGGACATCTGTGACCGCGCCGACGACCTCGAGGTCGACGAGATCGTCCTCGGCGGGCGAAAGCGGTCCGCGGTCGGAAAGGCGGTGTTCGGGAGCGTCACCCAGTCGGTGATTCGGAACACCGACCGGCCGGTCGTCGTCACCGGCGAGCGACGCGCCGGGACGGACTAA